The nucleotide sequence GCGGCCATCACCGCTACCGACCGCCCGCTGTGGTTGATTTTCTCGCCGGAGTCCGGACTTCCAGCCAGTGCCCGCTGCCGTCATCGCTGGCCTTCCTCCACCCGATTTAAATGCAAAGGTCGTCCcctatttttctctcttcctctctatcTCCACACGGCTCAATGGACCCGGCGAAGGGTCTTAGGCTGATGGTTAGAAATCCAGCAAATAATTTTATACCGTAGTCTCTAAACCGAGTTAAAAGTCtaactttttatttattttaattttaaatttagaaagaataaaaatctataagtaatttaaatattaaaacttTAAAATTAGAGAATTAGTaatgatttatttatttcttatgcTGATGGTTAATATAGATAAGTTGGATCTGTattgattttaaattatttggaCATATTAGGTATGGGCCGGTAAACACCGTATCTAGTTTGCCTAGATCATTCAGCAAATGAAAACTTTATGAATAACTGAAGATTCTTAAATTAATTGGATGATACCACATTACTTTGGGGAGATTACGAGCCTGGAACTAGAGGGATGGAAATATCATGAGTCTTCCGGCCTATAGTTAAGGATAATTAGACTATTACGTGTGACCAAAGTCACCAGCTCCTAATAATTGCATACATCATGCCTTGTCCCAAAAGTGCTATGGATTACTACCGGCCGATTTCGTCCTTCCATATTATAGAAACAATTCCCAGTAAAAGCAAACTCTCTTTAATATAATACAATCAGTACTCAGTATGCACGCTATTGCCAGTTGAGAGTGGAGCCTTAGACTTTACTAAAATTCCCCAAtcttaaatgaaaaaaatagatattttaATAGATCATTAAGGGAAGATGGTCGAAGGGTGTAAGCATAGGCTTTGGAGCTACTTCCCATCAAGAGACGGCAATTGGATGAAAAGCAACGAGCGAAGACTTTCGGCTCTTCGGTTGGGCCTTCCTTTCTGAACTTTGAAATACATTTTTTTGAAGGTACTCACATAACATAGGCTTTTCACCTTTGCTTGCTCATTTGTACCACTTAACTTGGGCTGGGGATTGGCTAATCATTGACCCACGCTTATCTCTGAGTCAACTTGCAAACAACAACGTAGGAGGCTTTCTCAAACCTCCTCTGTTTTCCTTCAAAGCGGAGGGTCACAAGGGGACGTCCCAAGCTCTTGAAAGATATGAACAGCAGACCTCCGCTATGGTGGAAGAAAAAGTAGACATCAACAGCGGAGCTGGAAGTGAGCCTAGAATTGTTCAAAGAAGCGCGTCATTCACACCAGTAGAACAAGAAAGAATGAATTTATAAAAACATAGGTGCTTCAACTGCAGTATAGGTAGAAGGAGCTAGTACAAAAAAAACCTTCGGTATAAGGTTTGAAATGGTGAGTTGAGGATCTGCTTTTGAAGGGATCCAATGGAAAAAGGAGGCTATAATTCATGGGAAACCTCCTTAGGCTAGATGGATAGTTCTCTAATTTGACTGCAAGCTAGTAGAAGCATCATGTGAACTTTTCAGTTGGAAAGTGTAGGGTAGCATTGAAAGCAAAGGTCTTGCCATCTGAACTATGGAGTCTCAACAACTAGTCACCTACCCATGCTACAAAACCTAAAATCTCAGCAAGTTCATTGGATTTATAAAATGCTACACACGCGAGGGATGCAATGATGCTGCTACTTTTACTCCCATGTATGcttttttcacaaaaaaaaaatggagagcAGACGAGCAACTTTTAGACTTTGTCATGAGAACATGTGATGAGCATTTAAGGATGTTCTAATCGTTAATTGATTGTTTATATCTAGACTAACCTCATGATGAGGAGCTGCAGTAGTGGGCTTCTTGGTAGCAGTTTGATGAAGGTGTTGATCATCGGGCGATCAAATGCCATGTCCTTGGAAAGTCCATGGTCTCAAATTAATGGTAGCTTAATTAGTCCAACCAAGGAGGAAGGGAATGCTCATCTTTCTTTGGGAGAATTCGCTTGATGAATCCTGCTACATTCAAATTTCACAACTGAGTGTCAAGTCTTGACCCAGCTTTTCAGATGAGGCCTATTTCCTAGCTAGGAGTTGGCAAAGATTCATGTTTTTTATTTGATACTTGTCCTAATTAGTCTAACCACAAAAGAAAGGGATGCTGATCTTGACTTCAATTTGCCTAGATTCCATAGGAATGTTAGTTGCCTTGACTGACCTTCAGATGAAGAACTTCATATCTGTATATCTGTCCTCATAATAATTTTAGGATTCACAAgaggccacatacatctgaatTATGAAGTAAATTACCATTGTTATAGGGCAAGATAGTGGTCCTACTAATAAATGGCCAAAAAAGCCAGGAGTCCTTCAAATACCAAACCAAGAAAGAGAATGCTCTAGCAGCTAGTCAATATCCTACTTGACAGAACAAATATTCTGATTGCTCCTAATTTGTCTCACATTAGATGTCCATGGTGACTGATCAAAGGTTTCTGTcaaattaattaagaatatCTTCCAATTTTAATGGAGCCAAACGGATGCTATAGTTTATGAAAGGCTTGTTACAGGAATTCAGAAGGTGGACAAATATAGTAAGTCCTCAGCCAATAGCTATCCAATCTACAAGACAACGAAAAGCAACAGTAAAAGATAGGTTAATGGGGACATAGTGGGGAGCTCAGCATTGATAGGTTAATGGGGACTTAGGGGGGATCTCGGCGGCATGGTAGGTGGGAGGGCAAATAAGAAGTTGACATGGAAAGAAAGCACGAAGGCATGGGGACTGTGGTGGCTAAGCACCTTTTCCCTAGCAGTATCTCTTGATCAAGATTAGTTATGTAGAAGCCCGAATCATTAGAGCTATCCAAGTCTTGTGACACTATACTATGAGATTGGAACTATAACAGCACTGTGAATTTAAATCATGAAGTAGCCTAAAATGGGTTTAGTTCCTTCAGACTCAAAACAAAACATAGTGATGCTTAATGCTGAATTTGGGGCTTGTTTGTCTATAGCTTTTAGATTTGTAGAACTACCAGGTTCAACCACATCTGTTTTGTCGAATTATTGCGAGTCCCCGAGCTTTTATTGCTCGTCAATGAAATCCAATAAAAAGAACTTCCGTAGGAATGAGGCAACTCAACTAGAATTCTTAGGGGTAGATCATTTAAAAATAAACTCCACATGTAACTTTATGTACACTGCATCAGTTaacttatgtttttttttccatagAGATTAACAATATGTATGCATGACATTGCTTGCGATGATAGTTAATCTAAATCtgaaagaggaagaggatgatgcTGCAAAGCATGATTATGATCTGCCGATAAAACACATGGAAGTACGATCCTTAGGAAAGTTTTGGCGGTGAAGAACAATACATCGACATATTTCTAAATGTTTCTTGTTAATTGGTAATAGATACTTAATTCATGAACAGTGGAACCAAGTTTGTTAAACAATCTCAGAGATTCTATTAATTACAATAAGATACATTAcaactaaaaattataatagttGTAGTAGTTCGCCAATATATGATTGCATGCATCGAGACGAAGGCTCTAATATTTGAATGAGGACATGTGATTATATACAATATGCTGTTAGTTTATGGTATGGTTGTGGGAGATGCAATTCTGAAAAATGATTGAGAAAATAGCGGTTCCTCCATGACTTCATTGTCTTCAATAACTCCACCTTTAGATGGTAGTTCCCAACGACCTTCTCCCTTTCCCATGTGAAATATATAATTTCTTGtgttcttttgtcctaacctcTTCATTCAACATGGTAGTTGAAGTAGGCAATGTGTTTGCTAGTTATAAAAGTTTCTTGGCTACCATCTTTTATGGTTggacttttcttttctctcaccagtaaagcaaaaaaaaagctGGCTTAATGTAGAGGATGTGCACCTCCTTTAGAGTTCCTTCTTGGTATGATGAGCTATTGGAAAATTAAAAGCAACTTGTCCCTTGATGGTTGCCTCTCTAGGTaggaaactatgactaagaagtTGTCCCTTTAGGTGCTCGTCCACATCCCATGAAGCTGTTTTCAAACTTGTTTGATTGTTTTAGCTTTTTTGCATCTGATCTACTATTGCTATAGACTAACTTCTTTAGTTTCAAAACTAGATCTAGTACTATTGTTATTTATTTCATACTGAGGTTGAAGCAGAATGCCCTCTTCTCCCGGCTAAGTTGAAGCAGAATGCCCTCTTCTCCCGGCTACAAATAAACCAGGTTGCTCATAAATGGAGTCTTCTTTGGTCACCGAGTGAGCTTGTTCGGTTCAAAAAAATCATGCAACCTCAAGCCACTTCAGAAAATTTGGCTTGTAAACTCTGAATCCAATAATAACCAGCTTGCAAGAATAGATATAAACCCATGCATAAGATGCAGCAGAGCCAAAGTGACGCAAGAATACCATCCTGATATGACCTATCCTTCTCAGATGTATCTGAACATAACTAAATACTGATGTCATTAGATTCCAACCCCTTCTATATGTTTACAGAGAAGCTAATAGAGAAGCTGATTGGATGACATTTTAGATGGCTAATTATGCTTGCACTACGTTGTCAGTTCTTCGACAAATCTTCCTATTTCAATGTTAAATATTTTGTTTGCTAACTCCCACGAATATGTTTATTCTTGTATGGtttaatttatccaatttaccaTAAAAAGTAACGAAATGCTAAGGTAGCAAAGTAACAAACAAATCTCTTGCCAAAAATATTACAGGCCCGGTGTGTTCCACTTGACCATTAGGTACTATTTATTGGTGATAGATCTTGCAGAAAAGTTACACATGATCTATGGGGTCTTTTGTGTGAGATTTCCATATTATTGTGGCAGTGCTCTTAACAACGTCTTAGTGGTTCGGCGACTTCGGAACAAAAATTATCAGGATGGAACTTCTAGTACTACCAGAGTCTGTCAGTCCCAAAccttaaaaaaagagaaagaatttATGCACGTAAAGCGAGGTCGTCCGCCCACATTCTTTCTATTTTCTTGTCAGGTCTATCTTCGTCCGTCCTTTACCTCATCAAGCCATTTCTCCCATATGCGAGGCCTTCCTTCTCCTCCCTAagtctctttctccttctccaaacCCCTCTCTTAATTTTAGAATCAAAAAAATTTATACTATATATCAGAAAGCCGATGAGTGTGTAACATTCGGTCATGTACTGTTTACTGGCAAACACCATATTCTGAAAATTGTGTATCAATTTATCTTGAGGTGTGTACTAAAATAATGGATGACTATTCTGCTAGGTGTGTATCACTTGGCTATATGGTGTATACTGGTGAATACCATGTTTTGGAAACTGTATATTGATTTATTTGAAAATGTATATTAGAATGCTGGATGACTATTTTGCTAAATATGTATTACCTTGGCTATATCCTATGCAATGATGAATACCATATTCTGGAAACTATATATCAATTTACTGTGTATTGGATCATTACTTGGTATGTATCAAAAAAACTTACAGTATGCATATGAAAACCAATGAGTATATATGATCTGGCTATGTATTGTGTACTGGTGAATATAGGACTGAAAGCAGGTCGGATTATATCCGACTATATTTATTTCTGCATTTGATTTGGATTGGATTTGGATACTGTTTTTTTGGTCCGATGGGATCCGGATATGGATTCAAATAGTCAGTTCAAAATCTTACAGATACAGATACACATGATATTTTTAGATTCAGATCCGAATTCGGATATTCATTAAGTTAAATCAAAGAACCAATTAAGTGATTAACTAAAcctaaactaaaaaaaaaatctagatatCAGATGACCATCACTTAAGATAGTAACCCAAATACGGAATATCTTATTTGAATAAAATCTTTCGAATCACCCCATATGCCTGAAAGGCTCAAACCTCTTGTTCATTTATTTCGTCCCTCTTTCCTCTTCATTGTCTTCAAGCAACTAGGATTTCGAAAGTCCTATCTATTTTTTAATTCTCGCCCGCAATTGCAACTAGCTATAGCCGTAAGATGCCTTGGAGGCACCATAAATGTCGTCTACTTCGGTGATAAGCAATTTTGAGTGGTATATCTTTTATAAAATtgttagttattattattaataaatacttattaaaattatatttttctaatTGAATCTTTTTTAATGATCATATTTTTATTGTTAGTTTTCATTATTGAATTTTGCTTAAATTTGATTAATATCCAAAAAAGTATCCGGTTTATATTCTTATTTGGATAAGAAAATATGGATATGTTTAATATCCGATTCGTATCCGTATTCATTtataacaaatatggatatacttAACATTtaattcatattcatattcGTTTAAAACAATTATGGTATTTGTATTTATTGAataatatggatacaaatatggatatatcaATATCTGATTCATATCCGATCCGTTTTCAACTCTAGATGAAAATGTTAGATGACTATTTTGATAGATATGTATCAGTTGAGTATATAGTTCATactaataaatattatataacgTATATTAATGGACACCCTATTCTAAACACCTTCATAAAAAAGAAGATTCGCAgactggggaaaaaaaaaaaaaaaaaagcctcatAAAGAAGAATAGGGAATGCGGACAAAAGGCCTCTTTAATGTGtgcaattttttccttttttatgtttttaaattataAGGTTGATGGACTTTGTcagtaaaaaaaatttcttctagATTAGACTTTTGAGTCTTCTCTTTAAACTGGATGCCGTAGAAAATATGATAAGATAGAAGCCAGCCTCGTATCGATATTCTCGTGCACGCAAGAGGTAATTTTTGTTCGCATCTTGATGTGCCGGTAGTTCCCGGGACAAGGCTAAATTCCAGCTTTGGTTTGTGCGCATATACATTTCGTATGCTATGATCGGTATGCCGTTTATATCTCCCACACGACAAAATCCACGGTGAAACATTATCTCGCATATAAATATCTATGCGCACGACCGCACATAGCATGCCCGTTCGAGCGAGAAAAACGTGGCGGTGGTAATTTTGAGGTTAAAACTTCCACAGGCATTTGCCTTCCGTAAACCGTATAAATAAGTCTCCGTTGAAACCCcattcatttcttttcttccgCTGAAGTCTCCGAGCGGAAGAAGACGAGACCAAGAAACCGCAAAAAAGAGGACTCAAATTTACCCTGAAAAACCCTATTTGTGCTCTACTTTTCCCTTCCCTTGGCTCATGCGGAGGCGATGGGAGCGCTGGTCTCCTGCTTCTCTGCCGCGGAGGAGACCAAACGGCCACGGGCGCCCCGACGGCGGTCGGCCGTGAACGCCCCGCCCGCGGGAGCCTGTGGGATCGGGTCGAGCGAGCGGTGGAGCAAGGGGCGTTCGGGGAGGAGGGAGCGGGCCGAGGAGGCCCTGATCCACGAGCAGGccctggcggcggcggcggcgctgcTCTCTCAGCAGAACGGCGGGGCCTTGCCCTTCGACCGGTCGTCATCGCTGCGGTACACGGGCCACGGGCAGAAGAAGCCGGCGCTTCCGAGGAGCTCGAGCTCCCGGGCAAGGTCGCTCACCGATCCGGTCGTCCAGCTCCAGCAACTGGTCAATCAGGTGAGCTGAATGCGTTGCCCCCAATTCTCTATTCTCCTTATCAACAGAtgataaattttgatttttttttggtcgaAAAAGTTTTGTTTTTGTTAGTCCTGAATTctaattgaagtaaaaatatgattttgctGTAGTTTTGAAGCATTATTataattagagagagagagagagagacagagagagagagagagagagagagatttcctTTTTTTGGTCTGCTGTCTTTTATCACTGTCTTTTGAACTAAATTCTAGGATTGGCATTCCtttgttttgtttattttctcGGGGATCGGGCTGATTACTACCGCATACCTTAACTTACCCCTGTTTGAAAAGGCATGTTAAATGATACAATTTGGAATatcttttatttaatttttcataacTAGTATTGGCCGGCGGAAGAGTTCTTAGTTAGAGAAGGGTAGGGAGGCAGCTTGCAGAAATATTGTGGAGTATAATATGGAAAATGAGCTTCAACAGGTTTCACGAGTAGGTTAGTCTTATGAGTATTTGCTTGCCGCATGCTACTTGGCATGGACTTTCTATTTTTATGAAGACTGCATTATTGCATTAGAAGACAGCCCATTTTGCTATTGCAGAGAATCTTGTGCATTATATTTTCTGTAGTTTAGCTAATTGATTGATAGATACATTCTTGTTAGttttttaattgctgattaatAGTCAAACAGTGACATATAATTGAATCCGATATTTTGACCCAAGTACATAGCCAAGTTTTGTCTGAGATGCAACTGTCTGGTGAGATGTTAGTCAGCATTAATTCTAGACTGCTGATGACTCTTTCAAAGTCTGTTACTTATCTTTTAATGTTTGTAAAAAAAACAGTCTAACTTGTCATAGTTTCGGTTGGCTCCAATGTCTTTCTCACTTTCTTTAGAAACTGGGAATTCTCATTATTTTTAGTCTCAAATGCTTTATTGTAAAATGTGAGGGTAATCTTGTCACTCTCTTTTTCAGGTGCAGTAGTTTTGTTGCCTTCTGTTTTTTAGAGTAAGTTTACTACTTAGATCTCTCAAGGGAAATAGAATGCAAGTAAATTCTATCACTTTTTTGTCTTTTGTTTTTAAAAGACAAGTATTGATAATAGGATAGCATACACTTTTTAGTTTGGAGAGacctttccttttatttttttatttttctaagtaTTGGATTTTCATACAATGTTTGCAAGTCTAATCACATTTCTACATGGCTTTCATTAATTTTTACTGTTAAAGGATGTTGACGCCCTGCTAACGTATACTTACTGATTTTACATTAATTTATTTACTACAATGAAGCGGAGGGTCCATTCAGGCTGAAGGCTTTCTGttgctctttttttattttattttaagggCTTTCAACCTTCTCTCTTGATTTTGCAGCAGTGAGAATAAGTCCATTACTTATCTATCTCACTGTTCATACAACCATTCCGTGTTACCCTTTTGCCACTTTTTACGTAATTATGCTTTAATTCTGATTTATTTacgtttattttcttttaaagcaTGTTTTTGCATCTAATTTGAAGTGTTTCATTTTTTTGGTGATCTCTTACATATTGTGGACATTTAATCTTGTGGTCCTTTTAGCTACTTGTACAAGCAGAGCCATATTCACTGTTCTTTTTGTGTGCTCAGAATTATTGAAGTCATATGATTCTGTTGTTCACTTGAACAGCTTATTGTTGATAGACAACCACATTTCACTGTAGCATTAAATATCCACAAGAATATAGACCAATCATGCAGAGTAAGTCTTTATTGTTCACCATCTGAAATGgccttctttttctccttttagTACATGTTAGATGTAGATGTTCACTATACTTGACCCAGAAGGATCTTTCTCTACTGCTTGGGCTTCCTGCCTCATCCTTTTCTAATAGATTTTCACGAGGCTAATTGAGGTTTTATAATGTTATCATTCATGATGCTTGACAATAGAAATCTTTTCCTGGGTAGTTAATCCTTGTCTCTCTTCATGATAAAACACTGAGGTACCTTTTTCTAACATGTAGATAATATGGAAATTCTCcctattttttatttgaaagaaaaagaggtgagCTAGCCCCATCTAGACAGACTCCTGAATCACCACCACCACTGCTGAAAAGAATAAGGAAACAGGATGTCATACGATAAAGTAAAGATGTAATGAAGTAATGAACTATTCATAAATTTCTCCTCTCTTTATTCTTCAATTTTCTTATCTTGACTTCCAAAGAACTTATTTATCTTCTTATGAAGCAGGATTTGAAGATTGACAATTTGGAGACCAGCCATTTTGTTCTTGTTCATGGAGGTGGTTTTGGTGCTTGGTGCTGGTACAAAACCATAGCACTTTTGGAAGACAGTGGATTTAAAGTCAATGCTATAGATCTCACAGGTTCTGGAATTCATTCTTTTGATACAAACAAAATCACAGGTCTTCCTGAATATGTACAGCCGCTTACTAGTTTTCTTGAAACACTTGGCAATGGAGAGAAGGTTTGTTCTCGTCTCATTTTCATAAACTATCTTGCATCTCTATAGTCTATATCATAAGGTATGATGAGTTTAGAATGCTTTGCTTAATAAAGAAATCACTTAGTTGGTATAGTGACATCAGTTGCCACTTCTAAATGACGCTGCATTGACTATTCTCTTAAGAGGGCAATTTTTGTGACAACAAAATACATAAAGCCATCCTAAAAAACTGTGATATCAGCTGGCTATGGTTATGTATGCAGATTGCATTCATAAGGCGCCGACAAAATATTGACTGTGTATTGTTTAAATTATATCTCTAAGGTCAATATTGAATGTTTGGTTGAATAACTGCAGTATTTTTTCCTGTccttttttaaaacttttaataaaTCCTTGTGCTGTTCTATCTTTAATGCAACAAAGGTGTTTCATAGACAAAGGCATGAATGTATGTATCATTCACCATCCTCGTGGAGGACTTGGACCTAACTTATTATTCTAAGGAGTTGGTGCCTCCTCATTGAACAACCATTCTTAACATGCACACTTGGAACTTATGATTATATTATCAATTGGAACAAGTTATGAAACATTACTGTCATGAAAATAAGCAATAGGTGCATGTATATATGTCATATGTGTTCTCTAAGTTTTATCATTTCTGAGAAAGGTAACGATTTTGATAGACCATAACATTGCATACGGAAAATATTGAGATGCTCTGAAGTAGGCTTTCATCAATGCGCTTTGAGATCTACTTTTGTTAAGGAGAGAATGTTTTTTTGGTAAAGAAAGCTATTtagtatttaatatattttgtcTATATAAAATCAGCTAGTCTTTGGTTGGTTTAACCCTAGATTCATGTATTCACAGTGCTACAATTAGCAAATTATTTTGCAGGTTAACCTTTAGAACAAGCTTTATCCTATCAATGTGTGGTCAAATTTTTAGATAAAGGTGCAAAATTGATCACATTATTGTGACCAACTTTCAACTTAGCATTAGCTCTCTGAATTGGCACTCAGCTGTTAGGAAAGCCTAATTATTATAACTTGGGCGTGCCTTCTATGGCCCCCCACTAATCTTGGAAAGATTCTAgacaaaaagggaaaaaggtcAAGTTGAAAATGACTCTTAGAATCCATTAATTGCATTTAAGGATGACTCTTCTGTTAGGATATCTTGTGCTGCTTGGTAATCATAATTGTTGCACTGTCATTTGATATTACTTTTTAGGACTTAACTAATTTTACATTGACATTAAGATATCAAAAGATTATTTCGTAATATTTCATTTTCTTATCCTTATTCATATATAGCTTCTGTCGTGAAAATTATGTGAACCTTGTGGCTTTAAGAGACGGAGAAATTATACCAGCCTTCTAACTACTGGAACTCAGgacttattttgattttataatatcttgttttctttttcttcattgaATACTGCTAATGTTGTGAAAGCATGCAAATATTGTAGTCTAAAGAGGTGTTAACAAATTGCTAGCAAAGTTATCCCAGCCATCCAAATCTGGAGTTTAAAACCACCAATAGGGATAGAGTTGCTTGCATAATATGTTGGTTTGATTTGGCCATGATTAGTTTTGCCTACAATGTCTGGTTCTAATTCTTATTAGAAGCACGAGATGTTGGGAAAGGATGTTCGAAGAAAATCCTCTCTGAAAACTTTATTTGAATGAGCCTAGATAGACTTTATAAAAGATGAAGCAGGGAAGTTAGATATTCTCATGAAATGCCTTGTAAGATGTTGTTGCATTCCTAGATTTTGTACTAGTGAAACCATTGTTAGATTTATTCCCCATGAATGCTGATTTGAAACTTATTTTTGGGTTTACATTCTGCAGGTGATTTTGGTGGGACATGATTTTGGTGGTGCTTGTATATCATATGCTATGGAAATGTTTCCTTCTAAGATTGCTAAAGCTGTTTTCCTTTGTGCTGCCATGCTTACGAGTGGGCAGAGTACTCTTTCTATGTTCTCACAACAGGTTTCCATCCATCCTTGtaatatggatacaaattcaATAAAATGAAAATATCTCACAAAAACTAGTCCTGGGGAAAAATAGATGGGTATTTTGAGTTCCTATTTCTGAATTTTGCTCAAATAATGATTAGTGCAGATGACAAAGTGCTCTGGGGGATTTGGTATGGAATTTCAAAGACATCCATGAAATCATAGTGTGTTGGTacccaaatataaaaaaatcaaaattagaaGATTGATTCTAATTTATAGTTTTGCTGGGTTGCATTACCCCAGACTTAAATCATGATCCAAGCAATCACCCAATTTATTCACTTACTCAGAATATTTGTCCTGTGGATTCTTGTggtgtttgtttttcttttggaaaTCATTTAATTTAACTTCTAACTGTATTGGGTGCTGCAGGAAGATACAAATGATCTAATGCGTCAGACTCAAATTTTTGTTTATGCAAATGGAAATGACCACACGCCGACAGCTATTGATCTTGACAAGGCGTCATTGAAAGAATTGCTGTTTAACCAAAGTCCTGCCAAGGTATGTGCCAATCTTTGTTTTTGTGAGGCTGTGAGCAGTACAGGAAATTTCAATCTTGTTTAGAATTACTTTGATCGGAGGAATTCTTCCATTGACTTCTTTGAACACTCTtcattctttcttgaaggatgtTGCCTTAGCTTTAGTTTCTATGAGGCCTATTCCCTTTGCTCCAGTGCTGGAGAAACTCTCGCTCACAGATGAGAACCATGGCTCAGTAAGGAGATTCTACATAGAGACCGCCGAGGACAACGCCATACCCCTTTCTCTCCAGCAGAGCATGTGTAGCGCCAATCCCCCGGAAAGGGTTTTCAGGCTAAAAGGCTCTGATCATTCCCCATTCTTCTCGAAGCCCCAAGCTTTGAACAAGCTCTTGGTTGAGATATCAAAGATCCTCCCACCTCAAGTAAAGTGAGCTACTTGTGATCCAACAGTCTTACATACAGAAAGCATGGTTTGTATGTAAAATTAGAACATATTTCTGTTTACCTGATAAATTCATACAAAAGAGTGTGACATCAATGTCCCAATATATGGCAACTGAGTTTCTAGAATGGTGGTTGTTGGTGCCTGCTGACAGCTAGGAAAGTAGGTTCTTTTAGCCATTCCATCACATCTTGTTTCTTCCCAGGATGTGATGTACTCACAGGTATGTGTTTGTT is from Phoenix dactylifera cultivar Barhee BC4 chromosome 6, palm_55x_up_171113_PBpolish2nd_filt_p, whole genome shotgun sequence and encodes:
- the LOC103722081 gene encoding putative methylesterase 11, chloroplastic, which translates into the protein MGALVSCFSAAEETKRPRAPRRRSAVNAPPAGACGIGSSERWSKGRSGRRERAEEALIHEQALAAAAALLSQQNGGALPFDRSSSLRYTGHGQKKPALPRSSSSRARSLTDPVVQLQQLVNQDLKIDNLETSHFVLVHGGGFGAWCWYKTIALLEDSGFKVNAIDLTGSGIHSFDTNKITGLPEYVQPLTSFLETLGNGEKVILVGHDFGGACISYAMEMFPSKIAKAVFLCAAMLTSGQSTLSMFSQQEDTNDLMRQTQIFVYANGNDHTPTAIDLDKASLKELLFNQSPAKDVALALVSMRPIPFAPVLEKLSLTDENHGSVRRFYIETAEDNAIPLSLQQSMCSANPPERVFRLKGSDHSPFFSKPQALNKLLVEISKILPPQVK